In the genome of Pongo pygmaeus isolate AG05252 chromosome 9, NHGRI_mPonPyg2-v2.0_pri, whole genome shotgun sequence, one region contains:
- the C9H11orf54 gene encoding ester hydrolase C11orf54 homolog isoform X1 has product MACAEFSFHVPSLEELAGVMQKGLKDNFADVQVSVVDCPDLTKEPFTFPVKGICGKTRIAEVGGVPYLLPLVNQKKVYDLNKIAKEIKLPGAFILGAGAGPFQTLGFNSEFMPVIQTESEHKPPVNGSYFAHVNPADGGCLLEKYSEKCHDFECALLANLFASEGQPGKVIEVKAKRRTGPLNFVTCMRQTLEKHYGNKPIGMGGTFIIQKGKVKSHVMPAEFSSCPLNSDEEVNKWLHFYEMKAPLVCLPVFVSRDPKLPCSQKEVPESFQMLQERKKIREMGKLRKLALEELRNQHGEQKLPRDSPSFSPENQEKEPHVTTWRKVSLLAGCGGSCL; this is encoded by the exons atggcttgTGCTGAGTTTTCTTTTCATGTACCAAGTCTTGAAGAGCTTGCTGGAG TTATGCAGAAGGGGTTAAAAGATAACTTTGCTGATGTCCAGGTCTCTGTAGTTGATTGCCCTGATTTGACTAAGGAACCCTTTACCTTTCCTGTAAAAG GCATCTGTGGGAAAACTAGAATTGCAGAAGTAGGAGGTGTGCCTTACTTATTGCCTCTTGTAAACCAAAAAAAA GTTTATGATCTGAATAAAATTGCAAAAGAAATCAAGCTGCCTGGAGCTTTTATTCTTGGAGCAGGAGCAGGTCCATTTCAGACTCTCGGGTTCAATTCTGAG TTTATGCCAGTTATTCAGACAGAAAGTGAACACAAGCCTCCTGTAAATGGAAGTTACTTTGCCCATGTGAACCCTGCAGATGGAGGGTGCCTACTGGAGAAATACAGTGAGAAATGTCATGATTTTGAGTGTGCATTACTGGCTAATCTTTTTGCCAGTGAGGGCCAACCTGGCAAG GTAATTGAGGTGAAAGCCAAAAGAAGAACTGGACCACTTAACTTTGTGACTTGTATGAGACAGACCCTGGAAAAACATTATGGAAATAAGCCTATAGGAATGGGAGGTACTTTCATAATTCAGAAGGGAAAAGTGAAGTCTCACGTTATG CCTGCAGAATTTTCTTCCTGCCCCTTGAACTCTGATGAAGAAGTGAATAAATGGTTGCATTTTTATGAAATGAAAGCTCCTTTGGTTTGTCTACCAGTTTTTGTCTCCAGAGACCCA aagcTTCCCTGCTCACAAAAGGAAGTTCCAGAGTCCTTCCAGATGCttcaggaaaggaagaagatcagagagatggggaagctgaggaag CTTGCATTGGAGGAACTACGCAACCAGCATGGAGAACAAAAGCTCCCAAGAGACAGTCCCTCTTTCTCACCAGAGAACCAGGAAAAGGAGCCCCATGTAACCACATGGAGAAAAGTCTcccttttggctgggtgtggtggctcatgcctgtaa
- the C9H11orf54 gene encoding ester hydrolase C11orf54 homolog isoform X10 produces MACAEFSFHVPSLEELAGVMQKGLKDNFADVQVSVVDCPDLTKEPFTFPVKGICGKTRIAEVGGVPYLLPLVNQKKVYDLNKIAKEIKLPGAFILGAGAGPFQTLGFNSEVIEVKAKRRTGPLNFVTCMRQTLEKHYGNKPIGMGGTFIIQKGKVKSHVMPAEFSSCPLNSDEEVNKWLHFYEMKAPLVCLPVFVSRDPGFDLRLEHTHFFSHHGEGGHYHYDTTPDIVEYLGYFLPAEFLYRIDQPKETHSIGRD; encoded by the exons atggcttgTGCTGAGTTTTCTTTTCATGTACCAAGTCTTGAAGAGCTTGCTGGAG TTATGCAGAAGGGGTTAAAAGATAACTTTGCTGATGTCCAGGTCTCTGTAGTTGATTGCCCTGATTTGACTAAGGAACCCTTTACCTTTCCTGTAAAAG GCATCTGTGGGAAAACTAGAATTGCAGAAGTAGGAGGTGTGCCTTACTTATTGCCTCTTGTAAACCAAAAAAAA GTTTATGATCTGAATAAAATTGCAAAAGAAATCAAGCTGCCTGGAGCTTTTATTCTTGGAGCAGGAGCAGGTCCATTTCAGACTCTCGGGTTCAATTCTGAG GTAATTGAGGTGAAAGCCAAAAGAAGAACTGGACCACTTAACTTTGTGACTTGTATGAGACAGACCCTGGAAAAACATTATGGAAATAAGCCTATAGGAATGGGAGGTACTTTCATAATTCAGAAGGGAAAAGTGAAGTCTCACGTTATG CCTGCAGAATTTTCTTCCTGCCCCTTGAACTCTGATGAAGAAGTGAATAAATGGTTGCATTTTTATGAAATGAAAGCTCCTTTGGTTTGTCTACCAGTTTTTGTCTCCAGAGACCCA GGGTTTGATTTGCGACTGGAGCACACTCATTTTTTTAGTCATCATGGAGAAGGTGGACACTACCATTATGACACTACTCCAGATATAGTGGAATATCTTGGATACTTCTTACCTGCAGAGTTTCTCTATCGCATTGATCAACCAAAAGAGACTCATTCAATTGGGCGAGATTAA
- the C9H11orf54 gene encoding ester hydrolase C11orf54 homolog isoform X8: protein MACAEFSFHVPSLEELAGVMQKGLKDNFADVQVSVVDCPDLTKEPFTFPVKGICGKTRIAEVGGVPYLLPLVNQKKVYDLNKIAKEIKLPGAFILGAGAGPFQTLGFNSEFMPVIQTESEHKPPVNGSYFAHVNPADGGCLLEKYSEKCHDFECALLANLFASEGQPGKPAEFSSCPLNSDEEVNKWLHFYEMKAPLVCLPVFVSRDPGFDLRLEHTHFFSHHGEGGHYHYDTTPDIVEYLGYFLPAEFLYRIDQPKETHSIGRD, encoded by the exons atggcttgTGCTGAGTTTTCTTTTCATGTACCAAGTCTTGAAGAGCTTGCTGGAG TTATGCAGAAGGGGTTAAAAGATAACTTTGCTGATGTCCAGGTCTCTGTAGTTGATTGCCCTGATTTGACTAAGGAACCCTTTACCTTTCCTGTAAAAG GCATCTGTGGGAAAACTAGAATTGCAGAAGTAGGAGGTGTGCCTTACTTATTGCCTCTTGTAAACCAAAAAAAA GTTTATGATCTGAATAAAATTGCAAAAGAAATCAAGCTGCCTGGAGCTTTTATTCTTGGAGCAGGAGCAGGTCCATTTCAGACTCTCGGGTTCAATTCTGAG TTTATGCCAGTTATTCAGACAGAAAGTGAACACAAGCCTCCTGTAAATGGAAGTTACTTTGCCCATGTGAACCCTGCAGATGGAGGGTGCCTACTGGAGAAATACAGTGAGAAATGTCATGATTTTGAGTGTGCATTACTGGCTAATCTTTTTGCCAGTGAGGGCCAACCTGGCAAG CCTGCAGAATTTTCTTCCTGCCCCTTGAACTCTGATGAAGAAGTGAATAAATGGTTGCATTTTTATGAAATGAAAGCTCCTTTGGTTTGTCTACCAGTTTTTGTCTCCAGAGACCCA GGGTTTGATTTGCGACTGGAGCACACTCATTTTTTTAGTCATCATGGAGAAGGTGGACACTACCATTATGACACTACTCCAGATATAGTGGAATATCTTGGATACTTCTTACCTGCAGAGTTTCTCTATCGCATTGATCAACCAAAAGAGACTCATTCAATTGGGCGAGATTAA
- the C9H11orf54 gene encoding ester hydrolase C11orf54 homolog isoform X5: protein MACAEFSFHVPSLEELAGGICGKTRIAEVGGVPYLLPLVNQKKVYDLNKIAKEIKLPGAFILGAGAGPFQTLGFNSEFMPVIQTESEHKPPVNGSYFAHVNPADGGCLLEKYSEKCHDFECALLANLFASEGQPGKVIEVKAKRRTGPLNFVTCMRQTLEKHYGNKPIGMGGTFIIQKGKVKSHVMPAEFSSCPLNSDEEVNKWLHFYEMKAPLVCLPVFVSRDPGFDLRLEHTHFFSHHGEGGHYHYDTTPDIVEYLGYFLPAEFLYRIDQPKETHSIGRD, encoded by the exons atggcttgTGCTGAGTTTTCTTTTCATGTACCAAGTCTTGAAGAGCTTGCTGGAG GCATCTGTGGGAAAACTAGAATTGCAGAAGTAGGAGGTGTGCCTTACTTATTGCCTCTTGTAAACCAAAAAAAA GTTTATGATCTGAATAAAATTGCAAAAGAAATCAAGCTGCCTGGAGCTTTTATTCTTGGAGCAGGAGCAGGTCCATTTCAGACTCTCGGGTTCAATTCTGAG TTTATGCCAGTTATTCAGACAGAAAGTGAACACAAGCCTCCTGTAAATGGAAGTTACTTTGCCCATGTGAACCCTGCAGATGGAGGGTGCCTACTGGAGAAATACAGTGAGAAATGTCATGATTTTGAGTGTGCATTACTGGCTAATCTTTTTGCCAGTGAGGGCCAACCTGGCAAG GTAATTGAGGTGAAAGCCAAAAGAAGAACTGGACCACTTAACTTTGTGACTTGTATGAGACAGACCCTGGAAAAACATTATGGAAATAAGCCTATAGGAATGGGAGGTACTTTCATAATTCAGAAGGGAAAAGTGAAGTCTCACGTTATG CCTGCAGAATTTTCTTCCTGCCCCTTGAACTCTGATGAAGAAGTGAATAAATGGTTGCATTTTTATGAAATGAAAGCTCCTTTGGTTTGTCTACCAGTTTTTGTCTCCAGAGACCCA GGGTTTGATTTGCGACTGGAGCACACTCATTTTTTTAGTCATCATGGAGAAGGTGGACACTACCATTATGACACTACTCCAGATATAGTGGAATATCTTGGATACTTCTTACCTGCAGAGTTTCTCTATCGCATTGATCAACCAAAAGAGACTCATTCAATTGGGCGAGATTAA
- the C9H11orf54 gene encoding ester hydrolase C11orf54 homolog isoform X3 translates to MACAEFSFHVPSLEELAGVMQKGLKDNFADVQVSVVDCPDLTKEPFTFPVKGICGKTRIAEVGGVPYLLPLVNQKKVYDLNKIAKEIKLPGAFILGAGAGPFQTLGFNSEFMPVIQTESEHKPPVNGSYFAHVNPADGGCLLEKYSEKCHDFECALLANLFASEGQPGKVIEVKAKRRTGPLNFVTCMRQTLEKHYGNKPIGMGGTFIIQKGKVKSHVMPAEFSSCPLNSDEEVNKWLHFYEMKAPLVCLPVFVSRDPGFDLRLEHTHFFSHHGEGGHYHYDTTPDIVEYLGYFLPAEFLYRIDQPKETHSIGRD, encoded by the exons atggcttgTGCTGAGTTTTCTTTTCATGTACCAAGTCTTGAAGAGCTTGCTGGAG TTATGCAGAAGGGGTTAAAAGATAACTTTGCTGATGTCCAGGTCTCTGTAGTTGATTGCCCTGATTTGACTAAGGAACCCTTTACCTTTCCTGTAAAAG GCATCTGTGGGAAAACTAGAATTGCAGAAGTAGGAGGTGTGCCTTACTTATTGCCTCTTGTAAACCAAAAAAAA GTTTATGATCTGAATAAAATTGCAAAAGAAATCAAGCTGCCTGGAGCTTTTATTCTTGGAGCAGGAGCAGGTCCATTTCAGACTCTCGGGTTCAATTCTGAG TTTATGCCAGTTATTCAGACAGAAAGTGAACACAAGCCTCCTGTAAATGGAAGTTACTTTGCCCATGTGAACCCTGCAGATGGAGGGTGCCTACTGGAGAAATACAGTGAGAAATGTCATGATTTTGAGTGTGCATTACTGGCTAATCTTTTTGCCAGTGAGGGCCAACCTGGCAAG GTAATTGAGGTGAAAGCCAAAAGAAGAACTGGACCACTTAACTTTGTGACTTGTATGAGACAGACCCTGGAAAAACATTATGGAAATAAGCCTATAGGAATGGGAGGTACTTTCATAATTCAGAAGGGAAAAGTGAAGTCTCACGTTATG CCTGCAGAATTTTCTTCCTGCCCCTTGAACTCTGATGAAGAAGTGAATAAATGGTTGCATTTTTATGAAATGAAAGCTCCTTTGGTTTGTCTACCAGTTTTTGTCTCCAGAGACCCA GGGTTTGATTTGCGACTGGAGCACACTCATTTTTTTAGTCATCATGGAGAAGGTGGACACTACCATTATGACACTACTCCAGATATAGTGGAATATCTTGGATACTTCTTACCTGCAGAGTTTCTCTATCGCATTGATCAACCAAAAGAGACTCATTCAATTGGGCGAGATTAA
- the C9H11orf54 gene encoding ester hydrolase C11orf54 homolog isoform X2, with translation MACAEFSFHVPSLEELAGVMQKGLKDNFADVQVSVVDCPDLTKEPFTFPVKGICGKTRIAEVGGVPYLLPLVNQKKVYDLNKIAKEIKLPGAFILGAGAGPFQTLGFNSEFMPVIQTESEHKPPVNGSYFAHVNPADGGCLLEKYSEKCHDFECALLANLFASEGQPGKVIEVKAKRRTGPLNFVTCMRQTLEKHYGNKPIGMGGTFIIQKGKVKSHVMPAEFSSCPLNSDEEVNKWLHFYEMKAPLVCLPVFVSRDPAACIGGTTQPAWRTKAPKRQSLFLTREPGKGAPCNHMEKSLPFGWVWWLMPVIPALWEAEAGRSPEVRSLRPA, from the exons atggcttgTGCTGAGTTTTCTTTTCATGTACCAAGTCTTGAAGAGCTTGCTGGAG TTATGCAGAAGGGGTTAAAAGATAACTTTGCTGATGTCCAGGTCTCTGTAGTTGATTGCCCTGATTTGACTAAGGAACCCTTTACCTTTCCTGTAAAAG GCATCTGTGGGAAAACTAGAATTGCAGAAGTAGGAGGTGTGCCTTACTTATTGCCTCTTGTAAACCAAAAAAAA GTTTATGATCTGAATAAAATTGCAAAAGAAATCAAGCTGCCTGGAGCTTTTATTCTTGGAGCAGGAGCAGGTCCATTTCAGACTCTCGGGTTCAATTCTGAG TTTATGCCAGTTATTCAGACAGAAAGTGAACACAAGCCTCCTGTAAATGGAAGTTACTTTGCCCATGTGAACCCTGCAGATGGAGGGTGCCTACTGGAGAAATACAGTGAGAAATGTCATGATTTTGAGTGTGCATTACTGGCTAATCTTTTTGCCAGTGAGGGCCAACCTGGCAAG GTAATTGAGGTGAAAGCCAAAAGAAGAACTGGACCACTTAACTTTGTGACTTGTATGAGACAGACCCTGGAAAAACATTATGGAAATAAGCCTATAGGAATGGGAGGTACTTTCATAATTCAGAAGGGAAAAGTGAAGTCTCACGTTATG CCTGCAGAATTTTCTTCCTGCCCCTTGAACTCTGATGAAGAAGTGAATAAATGGTTGCATTTTTATGAAATGAAAGCTCCTTTGGTTTGTCTACCAGTTTTTGTCTCCAGAGACCCA GCAGCTTGCATTGGAGGAACTACGCAACCAGCATGGAGAACAAAAGCTCCCAAGAGACAGTCCCTCTTTCTCACCAGAGAACCAGGAAAAGGAGCCCCATGTAACCACATGGAGAAAAGTCTcccttttggctgggtgtggtggctcatgcctgtaatcccagcgctttgggaggccgaggcaggcagatcacctgaggtcaggagtttgagaccagcctga
- the C9H11orf54 gene encoding ester hydrolase C11orf54 homolog isoform X6, with protein sequence MACAEFSFHVPSLEELAGVMQKGLKDNFADVQVSVVDCPDLTKEPFTFPVKGICGKTRIAEVGGVPYLLPLVNQKKVYDLNKIAKEIKLPGAFILGAGAGPFQTLGFNSEFMPVIQTESEHKPPVNGSYFAHVNPADGGCLLEKYSEKCHDFECALLANLFASEGQPGKPAEFSSCPLNSDEEVNKWLHFYEMKAPLVCLPVFVSRDPAACIGGTTQPAWRTKAPKRQSLFLTREPGKGAPCNHMEKSLPFGWVWWLMPVIPALWEAEAGRSPEVRSLRPA encoded by the exons atggcttgTGCTGAGTTTTCTTTTCATGTACCAAGTCTTGAAGAGCTTGCTGGAG TTATGCAGAAGGGGTTAAAAGATAACTTTGCTGATGTCCAGGTCTCTGTAGTTGATTGCCCTGATTTGACTAAGGAACCCTTTACCTTTCCTGTAAAAG GCATCTGTGGGAAAACTAGAATTGCAGAAGTAGGAGGTGTGCCTTACTTATTGCCTCTTGTAAACCAAAAAAAA GTTTATGATCTGAATAAAATTGCAAAAGAAATCAAGCTGCCTGGAGCTTTTATTCTTGGAGCAGGAGCAGGTCCATTTCAGACTCTCGGGTTCAATTCTGAG TTTATGCCAGTTATTCAGACAGAAAGTGAACACAAGCCTCCTGTAAATGGAAGTTACTTTGCCCATGTGAACCCTGCAGATGGAGGGTGCCTACTGGAGAAATACAGTGAGAAATGTCATGATTTTGAGTGTGCATTACTGGCTAATCTTTTTGCCAGTGAGGGCCAACCTGGCAAG CCTGCAGAATTTTCTTCCTGCCCCTTGAACTCTGATGAAGAAGTGAATAAATGGTTGCATTTTTATGAAATGAAAGCTCCTTTGGTTTGTCTACCAGTTTTTGTCTCCAGAGACCCA GCAGCTTGCATTGGAGGAACTACGCAACCAGCATGGAGAACAAAAGCTCCCAAGAGACAGTCCCTCTTTCTCACCAGAGAACCAGGAAAAGGAGCCCCATGTAACCACATGGAGAAAAGTCTcccttttggctgggtgtggtggctcatgcctgtaatcccagcgctttgggaggccgaggcaggcagatcacctgaggtcaggagtttgagaccagcctga
- the C9H11orf54 gene encoding ester hydrolase C11orf54 homolog isoform X7, producing the protein MACAEFSFHVPSLEELAGVMQKGLKDNFADVQVSVVDCPDLTKEPFTFPVKGICGKTRIAEVGGVPYLLPLVNQKKVYDLNKIAKEIKLPGAFILGAGAGPFQTLGFNSEVIEVKAKRRTGPLNFVTCMRQTLEKHYGNKPIGMGGTFIIQKGKVKSHVMPAEFSSCPLNSDEEVNKWLHFYEMKAPLVCLPVFVSRDPKLPCSQKEVPESFQMLQERKKIREMGKLRKLALEELRNQHGEQKLPRDSPSFSPENQEKEPHVTTWRKVSLLAGCGGSCL; encoded by the exons atggcttgTGCTGAGTTTTCTTTTCATGTACCAAGTCTTGAAGAGCTTGCTGGAG TTATGCAGAAGGGGTTAAAAGATAACTTTGCTGATGTCCAGGTCTCTGTAGTTGATTGCCCTGATTTGACTAAGGAACCCTTTACCTTTCCTGTAAAAG GCATCTGTGGGAAAACTAGAATTGCAGAAGTAGGAGGTGTGCCTTACTTATTGCCTCTTGTAAACCAAAAAAAA GTTTATGATCTGAATAAAATTGCAAAAGAAATCAAGCTGCCTGGAGCTTTTATTCTTGGAGCAGGAGCAGGTCCATTTCAGACTCTCGGGTTCAATTCTGAG GTAATTGAGGTGAAAGCCAAAAGAAGAACTGGACCACTTAACTTTGTGACTTGTATGAGACAGACCCTGGAAAAACATTATGGAAATAAGCCTATAGGAATGGGAGGTACTTTCATAATTCAGAAGGGAAAAGTGAAGTCTCACGTTATG CCTGCAGAATTTTCTTCCTGCCCCTTGAACTCTGATGAAGAAGTGAATAAATGGTTGCATTTTTATGAAATGAAAGCTCCTTTGGTTTGTCTACCAGTTTTTGTCTCCAGAGACCCA aagcTTCCCTGCTCACAAAAGGAAGTTCCAGAGTCCTTCCAGATGCttcaggaaaggaagaagatcagagagatggggaagctgaggaag CTTGCATTGGAGGAACTACGCAACCAGCATGGAGAACAAAAGCTCCCAAGAGACAGTCCCTCTTTCTCACCAGAGAACCAGGAAAAGGAGCCCCATGTAACCACATGGAGAAAAGTCTcccttttggctgggtgtggtggctcatgcctgtaa
- the C9H11orf54 gene encoding ester hydrolase C11orf54 homolog isoform X4, with amino-acid sequence MACAEFSFHVPSLEELAGGICGKTRIAEVGGVPYLLPLVNQKKVYDLNKIAKEIKLPGAFILGAGAGPFQTLGFNSEFMPVIQTESEHKPPVNGSYFAHVNPADGGCLLEKYSEKCHDFECALLANLFASEGQPGKVIEVKAKRRTGPLNFVTCMRQTLEKHYGNKPIGMGGTFIIQKGKVKSHVMPAEFSSCPLNSDEEVNKWLHFYEMKAPLVCLPVFVSRDPKLPCSQKEVPESFQMLQERKKIREMGKLRKLALEELRNQHGEQKLPRDSPSFSPENQEKEPHVTTWRKVSLLAGCGGSCL; translated from the exons atggcttgTGCTGAGTTTTCTTTTCATGTACCAAGTCTTGAAGAGCTTGCTGGAG GCATCTGTGGGAAAACTAGAATTGCAGAAGTAGGAGGTGTGCCTTACTTATTGCCTCTTGTAAACCAAAAAAAA GTTTATGATCTGAATAAAATTGCAAAAGAAATCAAGCTGCCTGGAGCTTTTATTCTTGGAGCAGGAGCAGGTCCATTTCAGACTCTCGGGTTCAATTCTGAG TTTATGCCAGTTATTCAGACAGAAAGTGAACACAAGCCTCCTGTAAATGGAAGTTACTTTGCCCATGTGAACCCTGCAGATGGAGGGTGCCTACTGGAGAAATACAGTGAGAAATGTCATGATTTTGAGTGTGCATTACTGGCTAATCTTTTTGCCAGTGAGGGCCAACCTGGCAAG GTAATTGAGGTGAAAGCCAAAAGAAGAACTGGACCACTTAACTTTGTGACTTGTATGAGACAGACCCTGGAAAAACATTATGGAAATAAGCCTATAGGAATGGGAGGTACTTTCATAATTCAGAAGGGAAAAGTGAAGTCTCACGTTATG CCTGCAGAATTTTCTTCCTGCCCCTTGAACTCTGATGAAGAAGTGAATAAATGGTTGCATTTTTATGAAATGAAAGCTCCTTTGGTTTGTCTACCAGTTTTTGTCTCCAGAGACCCA aagcTTCCCTGCTCACAAAAGGAAGTTCCAGAGTCCTTCCAGATGCttcaggaaaggaagaagatcagagagatggggaagctgaggaag CTTGCATTGGAGGAACTACGCAACCAGCATGGAGAACAAAAGCTCCCAAGAGACAGTCCCTCTTTCTCACCAGAGAACCAGGAAAAGGAGCCCCATGTAACCACATGGAGAAAAGTCTcccttttggctgggtgtggtggctcatgcctgtaa
- the C9H11orf54 gene encoding ester hydrolase C11orf54 homolog isoform X9, translating into MACAEFSFHVPSLEELAGVMQKGLKDNFADVQVSVVDCPDLTKEPFTFPVKGICGKTRIAEVGGVPYLLPLVNQKKVYDLNKIAKEIKLPGAFILGAGAGPFQTLGFNSEFMPVIQTESEHKPPVNGSYFAHVNPADGGCLLEKYSEKCHDFECALLANLFASEGQPGKVIEVKAKRRTGPLNFVTCMRQTLEKHYGNKPIGMGGTFIIQKGKVKSHVMPAEFSSCPLNSDEEVNKWLHFYEMKAPLVCLPVFVSRDPGSS; encoded by the exons atggcttgTGCTGAGTTTTCTTTTCATGTACCAAGTCTTGAAGAGCTTGCTGGAG TTATGCAGAAGGGGTTAAAAGATAACTTTGCTGATGTCCAGGTCTCTGTAGTTGATTGCCCTGATTTGACTAAGGAACCCTTTACCTTTCCTGTAAAAG GCATCTGTGGGAAAACTAGAATTGCAGAAGTAGGAGGTGTGCCTTACTTATTGCCTCTTGTAAACCAAAAAAAA GTTTATGATCTGAATAAAATTGCAAAAGAAATCAAGCTGCCTGGAGCTTTTATTCTTGGAGCAGGAGCAGGTCCATTTCAGACTCTCGGGTTCAATTCTGAG TTTATGCCAGTTATTCAGACAGAAAGTGAACACAAGCCTCCTGTAAATGGAAGTTACTTTGCCCATGTGAACCCTGCAGATGGAGGGTGCCTACTGGAGAAATACAGTGAGAAATGTCATGATTTTGAGTGTGCATTACTGGCTAATCTTTTTGCCAGTGAGGGCCAACCTGGCAAG GTAATTGAGGTGAAAGCCAAAAGAAGAACTGGACCACTTAACTTTGTGACTTGTATGAGACAGACCCTGGAAAAACATTATGGAAATAAGCCTATAGGAATGGGAGGTACTTTCATAATTCAGAAGGGAAAAGTGAAGTCTCACGTTATG CCTGCAGAATTTTCTTCCTGCCCCTTGAACTCTGATGAAGAAGTGAATAAATGGTTGCATTTTTATGAAATGAAAGCTCCTTTGGTTTGTCTACCAGTTTTTGTCTCCAGAGACCCA GGTTCTTCTTAG